The following are encoded in a window of Numida meleagris isolate 19003 breed g44 Domestic line chromosome 9, NumMel1.0, whole genome shotgun sequence genomic DNA:
- the SNX22 gene encoding sorting nexin-22 isoform X1, with product MIVVSIPAAEPEVTARSPEKAHTVFLVEVLCNGRRHTVAKRYSEFQALHKRIKKSCKVPDFPPRRVPNWVPKVLEQRRQGLELYIQGVLCHNKELPQDVLDFLKVRRCLQDPKGHNPVVSHPPSQRPVLGFRTDPYVRLPATGKEWGCEWPRSPPGPGAVPCLALRAPGLHKAALTPLPADALPNAVLSGVLQGIYTPRQCPPCTAVPRGQLGS from the exons ATGATCGTAGTTTCTATCCCTGCGGCGGAGCCCGAGGTGACGGCGCGCAGCCCTGAGAAGGCTCACACG gtgttCCTGGTGGAGGTGCTGTGCAATGGCCGGCGGCACACGGTGGCGAAGCGCTACAGCGAGTTCCAGGCGCTGCACAAGCGG aTCAAGAAGAGCTGCAAGGTGCCCGACTTCCCCCCGCGGCGGGTCCCCAACTGGGTGCCCAAGGTGCTGGAGCAGCGTCGGCAGGGCCTGGAGCTCTACATTCAG GGCGTCCTGTGTCACAACAAGGAGCTGCCCCAGGATGTACTGGACTTCTTGAAGGTTCGACGCTGCCTGCAGGACCCCAAGGGCCACAACCCTGT TGTCAGCCACCCACCCTCCCAGCGGCCCGTCCTCGGCTTCCGCACCGACCCCTACGTGCGGCTGCCGGCCACGGGTAAGGAGTGGGGATGTGAGTGGCCCCGCAGTCCTCCTGGGCCCGGTGCTGTGCCGTGCCTTGCCCTCCGTGCCCCTGGGCTTCACAAAGCTGCACTCACACCTCTCCCTGCAGACGCACTCCCCAATGCCGTGCTGAGcggggtgctgcagggcatcTACACCCCGCGGCAGTGCCCCCCCTGCACAGCTGTGCCCCGGGGGCAGCTGGGCTCCTGA
- the SNX22 gene encoding sorting nexin-22 isoform X2, with product MIVVSIPAAEPEVTARSPEKAHTVFLVEVLCNGRRHTVAKRYSEFQALHKRIKKSCKVPDFPPRRVPNWVPKVLEQRRQGLELYIQELPQDVLDFLKVRRCLQDPKGHNPVVSHPPSQRPVLGFRTDPYVRLPATGKEWGCEWPRSPPGPGAVPCLALRAPGLHKAALTPLPADALPNAVLSGVLQGIYTPRQCPPCTAVPRGQLGS from the exons ATGATCGTAGTTTCTATCCCTGCGGCGGAGCCCGAGGTGACGGCGCGCAGCCCTGAGAAGGCTCACACG gtgttCCTGGTGGAGGTGCTGTGCAATGGCCGGCGGCACACGGTGGCGAAGCGCTACAGCGAGTTCCAGGCGCTGCACAAGCGG aTCAAGAAGAGCTGCAAGGTGCCCGACTTCCCCCCGCGGCGGGTCCCCAACTGGGTGCCCAAGGTGCTGGAGCAGCGTCGGCAGGGCCTGGAGCTCTACATTCAG GAGCTGCCCCAGGATGTACTGGACTTCTTGAAGGTTCGACGCTGCCTGCAGGACCCCAAGGGCCACAACCCTGT TGTCAGCCACCCACCCTCCCAGCGGCCCGTCCTCGGCTTCCGCACCGACCCCTACGTGCGGCTGCCGGCCACGGGTAAGGAGTGGGGATGTGAGTGGCCCCGCAGTCCTCCTGGGCCCGGTGCTGTGCCGTGCCTTGCCCTCCGTGCCCCTGGGCTTCACAAAGCTGCACTCACACCTCTCCCTGCAGACGCACTCCCCAATGCCGTGCTGAGcggggtgctgcagggcatcTACACCCCGCGGCAGTGCCCCCCCTGCACAGCTGTGCCCCGGGGGCAGCTGGGCTCCTGA
- the SNX22 gene encoding sorting nexin-22 isoform X3 — protein sequence MIVVSIPAAEPEVTARSPEKAHTVFLVEVLCNGRRHTVAKRYSEFQALHKRIKKSCKVPDFPPRRVPNWVPKVLEQRRQGLELYIQGVLCHNKELPQDVLDFLKVRRCLQDPKGHNPVVSHPPSQRPVLGFRTDPYVRLPATDALPNAVLSGVLQGIYTPRQCPPCTAVPRGQLGS from the exons ATGATCGTAGTTTCTATCCCTGCGGCGGAGCCCGAGGTGACGGCGCGCAGCCCTGAGAAGGCTCACACG gtgttCCTGGTGGAGGTGCTGTGCAATGGCCGGCGGCACACGGTGGCGAAGCGCTACAGCGAGTTCCAGGCGCTGCACAAGCGG aTCAAGAAGAGCTGCAAGGTGCCCGACTTCCCCCCGCGGCGGGTCCCCAACTGGGTGCCCAAGGTGCTGGAGCAGCGTCGGCAGGGCCTGGAGCTCTACATTCAG GGCGTCCTGTGTCACAACAAGGAGCTGCCCCAGGATGTACTGGACTTCTTGAAGGTTCGACGCTGCCTGCAGGACCCCAAGGGCCACAACCCTGT TGTCAGCCACCCACCCTCCCAGCGGCCCGTCCTCGGCTTCCGCACCGACCCCTACGTGCGGCTGCCGGCCACGG ACGCACTCCCCAATGCCGTGCTGAGcggggtgctgcagggcatcTACACCCCGCGGCAGTGCCCCCCCTGCACAGCTGTGCCCCGGGGGCAGCTGGGCTCCTGA